In a genomic window of Venatoribacter cucullus:
- a CDS encoding 3-deoxy-D-manno-octulosonic acid kinase has product MQRRQLSAQEVIWYDPQWLADPAAPVFDPAHWRRHNRISGQASGRGTTWFIRSDGGDAALRHYRRGGLFGKLVRDCYWFSGWDNTRSQQEFALLSTLRAAGVNVPRPLAARAVKRGLCYRADLITEKIAAARDLAELLQQGPLDTEEYRHIGIEIARLHRAQVNHTDLNIHNILLDTDGRVWLIDFDKCHAQSGNGWQQSNLDRLLRSFRKEVKKRAIHWQEQDFAALLDGYRSVRK; this is encoded by the coding sequence ATGCAACGCCGGCAACTGTCTGCCCAAGAAGTGATCTGGTACGACCCGCAATGGTTGGCCGACCCCGCCGCACCGGTGTTTGACCCGGCCCATTGGCGCCGGCACAACCGCATCAGCGGCCAGGCCAGTGGCCGCGGTACCACCTGGTTTATCCGCAGCGACGGCGGTGACGCGGCGCTGCGGCATTACCGCCGCGGTGGTTTGTTCGGCAAACTGGTGCGCGATTGCTATTGGTTCAGCGGCTGGGACAACACCCGCAGCCAGCAGGAATTTGCCCTGCTCAGTACACTGCGTGCAGCCGGCGTCAATGTGCCCCGGCCACTGGCAGCGCGGGCAGTCAAACGCGGCCTTTGTTACCGCGCCGACCTGATTACCGAAAAAATTGCCGCCGCCCGCGATCTGGCCGAGTTGCTGCAACAAGGCCCGCTGGATACCGAAGAGTACCGTCATATCGGCATCGAAATAGCCCGTCTGCACCGGGCTCAGGTGAACCATACCGATCTGAATATTCACAATATTCTGCTCGATACCGATGGCCGCGTGTGGCTGATTGATTTTGATAAATGCCATGCACAAAGCGGCAACGGCTGGCAGCAAAGCAACCTCGACCGGCTGCTGCGCTCGTTCCGTAAAGAAGTAAAAAAACGCGCCATTCACTGGCAGGAACAAGACTTTGCCGCGCTGCTGGATGGTTACCGCAGCGTCCGGAAATAA
- a CDS encoding polyhydroxyalkanoate depolymerase: MLYRLNAQIMEAMLPLHVMARQTRQMMYQPLNPLNSSWAFQTLRAGMELTERLTACYQQPAWDLDTTTINGETVAIEYRVAVHKPYCNLLHFERQKDGLQQPKVLMIAPLSGHYATLLRGTVREFMPDHEVYITDWINARDVPLSDGSFRFDDYVDYLIQFLEHLGPDTHVLAVCQPCVPMLAAAAYMARNNHPAQPRSMTLMGGPVDTRISPTSVNDYASGKDLEWFEDNVIQRVPRGFAGRRQLVYPGFIQLTGFMSMNLDSHLNKHFKFFNDLIKGDGDSADAHRQFYNEYLAVMDMPGLYYLDTIRKVFLEHQLPKGEMEFRGQRIDLSAIRDTALLTVEGELDDITGRGQTSCALDLCSNIPAARKQHLEVAGVGHYGIFNGRRFRQEVAPVVKAFMRQHAGKQ; the protein is encoded by the coding sequence ATGCTTTACCGACTGAACGCCCAGATAATGGAGGCCATGCTGCCACTGCACGTGATGGCCCGTCAAACCCGGCAGATGATGTACCAGCCGCTGAACCCGCTGAACAGCAGCTGGGCGTTTCAGACTCTGCGTGCCGGTATGGAGCTGACCGAGCGGCTGACCGCCTGTTATCAGCAGCCGGCCTGGGATCTGGATACCACCACGATTAACGGCGAAACCGTCGCCATTGAGTACCGGGTGGCGGTGCATAAGCCCTACTGCAATCTGTTGCATTTTGAGCGGCAGAAAGACGGTTTGCAGCAGCCCAAGGTGCTGATGATCGCACCGTTATCCGGCCATTACGCCACTCTGCTGCGTGGCACGGTGCGGGAATTTATGCCCGACCACGAGGTATACATTACCGACTGGATCAATGCCCGCGATGTGCCGCTCAGCGACGGCTCATTCCGCTTTGATGACTATGTCGATTACCTGATTCAGTTTCTGGAGCATCTGGGGCCAGATACTCACGTACTGGCCGTGTGTCAGCCTTGTGTGCCGATGCTGGCAGCAGCGGCTTACATGGCCAGGAACAATCATCCGGCCCAGCCGCGCAGCATGACCCTGATGGGTGGCCCGGTGGATACCCGTATTAGCCCGACCAGCGTCAACGATTACGCCTCCGGCAAAGATCTGGAATGGTTTGAGGATAATGTGATTCAGCGTGTGCCGCGCGGCTTTGCCGGCCGCCGCCAGCTGGTGTATCCAGGGTTTATCCAGCTCACGGGTTTTATGTCGATGAACCTGGATTCGCACCTCAACAAACACTTCAAATTTTTCAATGACCTGATCAAAGGCGATGGTGACAGCGCCGATGCGCACCGCCAGTTTTACAACGAATACCTGGCGGTAATGGATATGCCGGGCCTGTATTATCTGGACACCATCCGTAAGGTATTTCTGGAGCATCAGCTGCCCAAGGGCGAGATGGAGTTCCGCGGCCAGCGCATTGATCTGAGTGCGATCCGTGATACTGCTCTGCTGACCGTGGAAGGTGAGTTGGATGATATTACCGGCCGCGGCCAGACCTCTTGCGCGCTGGATCTGTGCAGCAATATCCCCGCGGCCCGCAAACAGCACCTGGAAGTGGCAGGGGTGGGGCACTACGGCATCTTCAATGGCCGTCGCTTCCGTCAGGAGGTGGCACCGGTGGTGAAAGCCTTTATGCGTCAGCACGCCGGTAAGCAGTAA
- a CDS encoding glycosyltransferase family 9 protein yields MPLFNQPPESVCFVRLSAIGDVCHAVAAVQALQRHWPQTRVTWVVGKIEAQLLQGLAGVELVVYDKKAGWAGMKAVWQQLNGRRFDALVHMQLALRASLLTLGIKARYKVGFNRRRAKEGQWLFTNRKITDTESQHVLDSFYAFIEYLGVPPSAPQWQLSLSDADQEFARQQLQQRATVVICPAASKDERNWLPERYAAFADYVVNQGFQVAVCGSPAAREVQLAAQIEAAMQQQALNLVGQTSLKQLAAVLQQAVLVLAPDSGPAHIATTQGTPVLGLYAHSNPQRTGPYNNRADVVSVYEQVVVEQQGKPLNELPWSTRAKGAELMQRIPLSAVIERFEQMRQRELPH; encoded by the coding sequence ATGCCATTGTTTAATCAGCCGCCGGAGTCTGTCTGTTTTGTGCGTTTGTCGGCCATTGGCGACGTCTGTCATGCGGTTGCCGCCGTGCAGGCGTTGCAACGGCACTGGCCACAGACCCGGGTGACCTGGGTGGTGGGAAAAATTGAAGCACAGCTGTTGCAGGGATTGGCCGGTGTCGAGCTGGTGGTGTACGACAAGAAAGCCGGCTGGGCGGGCATGAAAGCCGTGTGGCAGCAGCTGAACGGGCGGCGCTTTGATGCGTTGGTGCACATGCAGCTGGCATTACGCGCCAGCCTGCTGACCCTGGGTATTAAAGCCCGCTACAAGGTCGGCTTTAACCGCCGCCGCGCCAAAGAAGGGCAGTGGCTGTTTACCAACCGTAAAATTACCGACACCGAATCGCAGCACGTACTCGACAGTTTCTATGCCTTTATTGAATATCTGGGTGTGCCGCCATCGGCCCCGCAATGGCAGTTGTCGTTAAGCGACGCTGACCAGGAGTTTGCCCGCCAGCAGTTGCAGCAGCGCGCCACGGTGGTGATCTGCCCGGCGGCCAGTAAAGATGAACGCAACTGGTTGCCGGAGCGTTACGCGGCTTTTGCCGATTATGTGGTGAATCAGGGGTTTCAGGTGGCTGTTTGTGGCTCGCCGGCCGCCCGTGAAGTGCAGCTGGCAGCGCAGATTGAAGCGGCCATGCAACAGCAGGCGCTGAATCTGGTGGGGCAAACCAGCCTCAAGCAGCTGGCGGCGGTGTTGCAGCAAGCGGTGCTGGTGCTGGCGCCGGATTCCGGCCCGGCGCATATCGCCACCACGCAGGGGACGCCGGTGCTGGGGTTGTACGCCCACAGTAATCCGCAACGCACCGGGCCGTATAACAACCGTGCCGATGTGGTGAGTGTGTATGAACAGGTGGTGGTGGAGCAGCAGGGTAAACCGCTGAACGAGTTACCCTGGAGTACCCGCGCCAAAGGCGCGGAGTTAATGCAGCGGATACCGCTGAGTGCGGTCATTGAACGTTTCGAGCAAATGCGGCAGCGTGAGCTGCCGCACTGA
- the hemW gene encoding radical SAM family heme chaperone HemW, whose protein sequence is MLQLPPLSLYIHIPWCIRKCPYCDFNSHQAGTELPEQEYIQALLADLDHDLTWVQGREIQSIFFGGGTPSLFSAAAYQALFNGLQQRLGFAADIEITLEANPGTFEAEKFAAYRQLGINRLSIGIQSFHPQHLQALGRVHDSAQAMRAVEMAKQAGFDHFNLDLMYGLPGQTVEQALADIRQALAFQPPHLSWYQLTIEPNTEFYKTPPRLPQDDDLWDIQEAGLALLAQQGFEHYEISAHAKPGQAARHNVNYWQFGDYLGIGAGAHGKITLPQTGQIIRTQKTRLPKDYLHPAKPFLSSQQPIAADEVGLECLMNALRLKDGMLTAEFIQRTGLTLESVKNPLQKAQQLGLLQVDERIIATAKGQQYLNELLALFLAD, encoded by the coding sequence ATGCTGCAACTGCCGCCGTTAAGCCTGTATATCCATATTCCCTGGTGTATCCGCAAATGCCCGTACTGCGATTTTAATTCGCATCAGGCGGGCACGGAGCTGCCGGAGCAGGAGTATATTCAGGCACTGCTGGCCGATCTGGACCACGACCTGACCTGGGTACAGGGCCGGGAAATTCAGAGTATTTTCTTTGGCGGCGGCACCCCCAGTTTGTTCTCGGCGGCGGCTTACCAAGCCTTGTTTAACGGACTGCAGCAACGCCTGGGTTTCGCTGCGGATATCGAAATCACCCTGGAAGCGAACCCCGGCACCTTTGAGGCGGAGAAATTCGCTGCTTACCGTCAGCTGGGTATTAATCGTTTATCCATCGGTATTCAGAGCTTTCATCCGCAGCATTTGCAGGCGCTGGGGCGGGTGCACGACAGCGCCCAGGCGATGCGGGCGGTGGAAATGGCCAAGCAGGCCGGCTTTGATCATTTTAATCTCGATTTAATGTATGGCCTGCCGGGGCAAACGGTGGAGCAGGCGCTGGCCGATATCCGCCAGGCGCTGGCGTTTCAGCCACCGCATCTGTCCTGGTATCAGCTGACCATTGAACCCAATACCGAATTTTATAAAACCCCGCCACGGCTGCCGCAGGATGATGATCTGTGGGACATTCAGGAAGCGGGGCTGGCGTTATTAGCGCAGCAGGGTTTTGAGCATTATGAGATTTCCGCTCATGCCAAACCCGGTCAGGCGGCGCGTCATAATGTTAATTACTGGCAGTTCGGGGATTATCTCGGCATTGGTGCGGGCGCCCACGGCAAAATTACCCTGCCGCAAACCGGGCAGATTATCCGTACCCAGAAAACCCGTTTACCGAAAGATTATCTGCATCCGGCGAAACCATTTCTGAGCAGTCAGCAACCCATTGCGGCTGACGAAGTGGGGCTGGAATGTCTGATGAATGCACTGCGTTTAAAAGATGGCATGCTCACTGCGGAATTTATCCAGCGCACCGGCCTGACCCTGGAATCGGTGAAAAACCCCCTGCAAAAAGCCCAACAGTTGGGATTGTTGCAGGTGGATGAGCGCATCATCGCCACCGCCAAAGGCCAGCAGTATCTGAACGAACTGCTGGCGTTATTTCTGGCCGATTAA
- the metW gene encoding methionine biosynthesis protein MetW, whose translation MSALREDLQIIQQWVKPDSQVLDLGCGEGTLLKYLQQHKNVRGYGLEIDPDKITACIANGVNVIEQDLDKGLSNFSDNSIDTVIMTQALQAVQRPDLLLDEMLRIGDEAIVTFPNFGYWRTRFYLLLKGRMPMSETLPYNWYDTPNIHMCTFRDFEVLCHAKNIRILNRTVVDDQHREHWTIGLWPAMLGEIAVYHITRK comes from the coding sequence GTGAGTGCCTTACGCGAAGACCTGCAGATTATTCAGCAATGGGTAAAGCCCGACAGCCAGGTGCTGGACCTCGGCTGTGGCGAAGGCACCTTGCTGAAATACCTGCAGCAGCACAAAAATGTGCGGGGTTACGGGCTGGAAATTGACCCGGATAAAATCACCGCCTGCATCGCCAATGGCGTGAACGTGATTGAGCAGGATCTGGACAAAGGCTTAAGTAATTTTTCCGACAACAGCATTGATACCGTCATTATGACGCAGGCTTTGCAGGCCGTGCAGCGCCCCGATTTGTTGCTGGATGAAATGCTGCGCATCGGTGATGAGGCCATCGTGACCTTTCCGAATTTCGGTTACTGGCGCACGCGCTTTTATCTGCTGTTAAAAGGCCGCATGCCGATGTCGGAAACCCTGCCGTATAACTGGTACGACACGCCTAATATTCACATGTGCACCTTTCGCGATTTTGAAGTGCTGTGTCACGCCAAAAATATCCGCATTCTTAACCGCACGGTGGTGGATGATCAGCACCGTGAACACTGGACCATCGGTTTATGGCCGGCCATGCTCGGCGAAATCGCTGTTTATCACATTACGAGGAAATAA
- a CDS encoding DUF481 domain-containing protein, with amino-acid sequence MRTPSALFTASLLALMSSPAVMAAEEEKSAWSGSAELGSIRTSGNTSTSSTTGKFEVKHTGAQWDSRLRLTSLNSKDDGETSKEKYTAGVQFDRNFSETTYLAITADQERDRFSGFKYQGTAGFGFGYRAINTDTMHLDLEAGPGYRRDKVDDTGEIQEEAIGRLALKYQWTINEAVKFFEEFTADMGADNNIYRSETGLQSRLNGSLAMNLSYKIKYVDEVPLGSDNKDTEFGVTLVYSF; translated from the coding sequence ATGCGCACCCCATCCGCCCTGTTTACCGCCAGCCTGCTGGCCCTGATGAGCAGCCCTGCCGTTATGGCAGCCGAGGAAGAAAAATCCGCCTGGAGTGGCTCCGCCGAGTTGGGCAGCATCCGTACGTCGGGCAACACCAGTACCTCCAGCACCACCGGTAAGTTTGAGGTAAAACACACCGGCGCACAGTGGGATTCCCGTCTGCGCCTGACGTCTCTGAACAGTAAAGACGACGGCGAAACCTCGAAAGAGAAATACACCGCCGGAGTGCAGTTTGACCGTAATTTCAGTGAAACAACCTACCTGGCCATTACCGCCGACCAGGAACGCGACCGCTTCAGTGGTTTTAAATATCAGGGCACCGCCGGTTTTGGTTTTGGTTATCGCGCCATCAACACCGACACCATGCACCTGGATCTGGAAGCCGGCCCCGGTTATCGCCGCGACAAAGTCGATGACACCGGCGAAATCCAGGAAGAAGCCATCGGCCGTCTGGCTCTGAAATACCAGTGGACCATCAACGAAGCGGTAAAATTCTTTGAAGAATTTACGGCTGACATGGGTGCCGATAACAATATTTACCGTTCCGAAACCGGCCTGCAAAGCCGCCTTAACGGCAGCCTGGCCATGAACCTGAGCTACAAAATCAAATACGTCGATGAAGTGCCGCTGGGCAGCGACAATAAAGATACCGAGTTCGGAGTCACGCTGGTATACAGCTTCTGA
- the metX gene encoding homoserine O-succinyltransferase MetX — MPDVIPDDSVGLVTPQLFHFDEPLTLRSGRVLPQYDLMVETYGTLNRNKTNAVLICHALSGDHHAAGYHSINDKKPGWWDSAIGPGKPIDTNRFFVVALNNLGGCSGSTGPVSTNPETGKVYGPDFPILAVRDWVNSQARLADRLGIQQWAAVVGGSLGGMQVLRWSIQFPERLRHAVIIASAPKLSAQNIAFNEVARQAIAKDPDFHNGHYLQHDTLPKAGLMQARMLGHLTYLSDDAMRQKFGRELKEGKLNYSFAPEFEVESYLHYQGEKFSTRFDANTYMLMTKALDYFDPAADYDNDLVKCMSRAQCKFLLVSFTTDWRFSPARSEEIVNALVQNDKDVSYACVESESGHDAFLMPIPRYMAIFNAYMRRVADDVEGGAR; from the coding sequence ATGCCGGATGTGATTCCCGACGATTCCGTCGGTCTGGTGACACCCCAGTTATTCCATTTCGATGAACCATTGACCCTGCGCAGTGGCCGTGTGCTGCCGCAATACGATCTGATGGTGGAAACCTACGGTACGCTGAACCGCAATAAAACCAATGCGGTGCTGATCTGTCATGCATTGAGTGGCGATCACCACGCGGCCGGTTACCACAGCATAAATGATAAAAAGCCTGGCTGGTGGGACAGTGCCATCGGCCCGGGCAAGCCGATTGATACCAACCGCTTTTTTGTGGTGGCGCTGAACAATCTGGGCGGCTGTTCCGGTTCTACCGGGCCGGTGAGCACCAACCCGGAAACCGGCAAGGTCTATGGGCCGGATTTTCCCATACTGGCGGTGCGCGATTGGGTGAACAGTCAGGCGCGCCTGGCCGACCGGCTGGGCATTCAGCAGTGGGCAGCGGTGGTGGGTGGGTCGCTCGGTGGTATGCAGGTATTACGCTGGTCGATTCAGTTTCCTGAACGTCTGCGTCACGCCGTTATTATTGCCTCGGCACCGAAATTATCGGCGCAGAATATTGCTTTTAACGAAGTCGCGCGCCAGGCCATTGCCAAAGATCCCGATTTCCATAACGGTCATTACCTGCAGCACGATACCCTTCCCAAGGCGGGTCTGATGCAGGCGCGCATGCTCGGGCATTTAACCTATTTATCCGACGATGCCATGCGGCAGAAATTCGGCCGCGAATTAAAAGAAGGCAAACTGAATTACAGCTTTGCGCCGGAATTTGAAGTCGAAAGTTATCTGCATTATCAGGGTGAAAAATTCAGTACCCGCTTTGATGCCAATACCTACATGCTGATGACCAAGGCGCTGGATTATTTTGACCCGGCCGCCGATTACGATAACGATCTGGTGAAATGCATGAGCCGGGCGCAGTGTAAATTCCTGCTGGTGTCGTTCACTACCGACTGGCGTTTTTCACCGGCCCGTTCGGAAGAAATTGTGAATGCGCTGGTACAAAACGATAAAGACGTCAGCTACGCCTGTGTGGAATCAGAAAGTGGCCACGATGCCTTCTTAATGCCTATTCCGCGTTATATGGCCATTTTTAACGCCTATATGCGCCGGGTTGCGGACGATGTTGAAGGAGGTGCGCGGTGA
- the rdgB gene encoding RdgB/HAM1 family non-canonical purine NTP pyrophosphatase: MKIVLASGNAGKLREFRALFDTHFAQQHIEMLPQTELGVTEAEETGLSFVENAIIKARHACAVTGLPALADDSGLEVDALAGAPGIYSARYAQPQDGFGSGDAANNAKLLAALQDITDEQRSARFQCVLVYMRHANDPTPQVFQGSWEGRILQAPEGTDGFGYDPLFYVPETGCASASLSKERKNQLSHRAKALQQLLQHWRP, from the coding sequence ATGAAAATAGTATTGGCCAGCGGTAACGCCGGAAAATTACGGGAATTCCGCGCCTTGTTTGACACGCACTTTGCTCAGCAACACATTGAGATGCTGCCGCAAACTGAATTGGGTGTAACCGAGGCCGAGGAAACCGGCCTCAGCTTTGTCGAAAACGCCATTATCAAAGCCCGCCACGCCTGTGCCGTTACCGGTTTACCGGCTCTGGCCGATGATTCCGGTTTAGAAGTGGATGCCCTGGCCGGCGCGCCGGGTATTTACAGCGCCCGCTATGCCCAGCCGCAGGATGGTTTTGGCAGCGGTGATGCCGCCAATAATGCCAAGCTGCTGGCGGCGTTACAGGACATTACCGACGAACAACGCAGCGCGCGTTTTCAGTGTGTGCTGGTGTATATGCGCCACGCCAATGACCCGACCCCGCAGGTGTTTCAGGGCAGCTGGGAAGGCCGCATTCTGCAGGCACCGGAAGGCACCGACGGCTTCGGTTATGATCCGCTGTTTTATGTGCCCGAAACCGGTTGTGCTTCGGCCAGCCTGAGCAAAGAACGGAAAAACCAGCTCTCGCACCGTGCCAAAGCCCTGCAACAATTACTGCAGCATTGGCGCCCCTGA
- a CDS encoding DUF4426 domain-containing protein, translating to MKTLQHHVMTLICLLAVAFSPLSLANSRGEQKQVFGDYEVHYIGLTSSFLTPEVAAAYGIDRSRSLGFLSISVLQSQSGQELAVPVRAKLTGTIRNLIGQTRTLEFREIKETNAVYYISTFRFDDEDMYTVQLQATPEGQTRTFDVKFSQRFYQQ from the coding sequence ATGAAGACACTGCAGCATCATGTTATGACCCTGATCTGTCTGCTGGCGGTCGCTTTCAGTCCGCTGTCACTGGCCAACAGCCGCGGTGAGCAGAAGCAGGTATTCGGTGATTACGAAGTGCATTATATCGGCCTGACCTCCAGCTTTCTGACGCCCGAAGTGGCTGCGGCTTACGGCATTGACCGTTCCCGCTCGCTGGGTTTTCTGAGTATTTCGGTGTTGCAGAGCCAGTCCGGTCAGGAGCTGGCGGTGCCGGTGCGGGCCAAACTGACCGGCACCATCCGCAACCTGATTGGTCAGACCCGCACGCTGGAATTCCGCGAAATTAAAGAAACCAATGCGGTGTATTACATCAGCACCTTCCGCTTTGATGACGAAGATATGTACACCGTGCAGTTACAAGCCACGCCGGAAGGCCAGACCCGCACCTTCGATGTGAAATTCAGCCAGCGGTTTTATCAGCAATGA
- a CDS encoding acyl-CoA synthetase: MQHYNIYDMGLDANPANYTVLSPISYIQRSAFVYPNRVAQIHQDTQYTWGETYERCVKLASALNKLGIKKGETVSFLCPNIPPMFEAHFGVPMSGGVLNAINTRLDAEAVAFILQHAETKVLFVDREFGEIAEKALKMVAVKPIVIGIDDQYYQDGKLLGSQTYEQLLEQASTDFDWQLPGNEWDAITLNYTSGTTGNPKGVVYHHRGAYLNAVNNIVSWDMGKHPVYLWILPQFHCNGWCFPWTLAAAAGVSVSLRHVRADAIYGAIKDHKVSHFCGAPIVLNMLNNAPADMKAGIEHEINAMVAGAAPPAAVIEGMEAMGFKVTHVYGLTETYGPCILCEWHEAWNDKSARERAALKARQGVKSSMQEDLMVADPQTLQPVARDGETIGEIFIRGNIVMKGYLKNPTATEEAFSGDWFHTGDLAVWHEDGYIEIKDRSKDIIISGGENISSIEVEDVLYRHPDVEEAAIVAKPDDKWGETPCAFIKLKAGAQVTEKEIIDFCRANMAHFKIPRNVVFGELPKTSTGKIQKFVLRTQAKEM, encoded by the coding sequence ATGCAGCACTACAACATTTACGACATGGGTCTGGATGCCAATCCGGCCAACTACACCGTTCTTTCACCCATCAGCTACATTCAGCGCAGCGCCTTCGTTTATCCGAACCGCGTCGCGCAGATCCACCAGGATACTCAGTACACCTGGGGTGAAACCTACGAGCGCTGCGTAAAGCTGGCCTCAGCACTGAATAAACTGGGTATCAAGAAAGGTGAAACCGTTTCTTTCTTATGCCCGAACATTCCGCCGATGTTTGAAGCCCATTTCGGGGTACCGATGAGCGGTGGCGTGCTGAATGCCATCAACACCCGACTGGACGCCGAAGCCGTTGCCTTTATTCTGCAGCACGCTGAAACCAAGGTACTGTTTGTTGACCGTGAATTCGGTGAAATTGCCGAAAAAGCCCTGAAAATGGTGGCCGTTAAACCCATCGTGATCGGCATTGATGACCAGTATTACCAGGATGGTAAGCTACTGGGCAGCCAGACCTACGAACAACTGCTGGAACAAGCCAGCACCGATTTTGACTGGCAGCTGCCGGGCAACGAGTGGGATGCCATTACCCTGAATTACACCTCAGGCACCACCGGCAACCCCAAAGGCGTGGTGTACCACCACCGTGGCGCCTACCTGAATGCGGTGAACAACATCGTGTCCTGGGACATGGGCAAGCACCCGGTATACCTGTGGATTCTGCCGCAGTTCCATTGCAACGGCTGGTGTTTCCCCTGGACTCTGGCCGCCGCCGCCGGTGTAAGCGTGTCCCTGCGTCACGTGCGCGCCGATGCCATTTACGGTGCCATCAAAGATCACAAAGTGTCGCATTTCTGTGGCGCACCAATTGTACTGAACATGCTAAACAATGCCCCGGCTGACATGAAAGCCGGCATCGAGCATGAGATTAACGCCATGGTAGCGGGTGCTGCACCACCGGCTGCCGTGATTGAAGGCATGGAAGCGATGGGCTTTAAAGTGACCCACGTGTACGGCCTGACCGAAACCTACGGCCCCTGCATTCTGTGTGAATGGCATGAAGCCTGGAACGACAAGAGCGCGCGTGAGCGTGCGGCGCTGAAAGCCCGTCAGGGTGTGAAGTCGTCCATGCAGGAAGACCTGATGGTGGCCGATCCGCAAACCCTGCAGCCGGTTGCGCGCGATGGCGAGACCATCGGTGAAATCTTTATCCGCGGCAACATCGTGATGAAGGGTTACCTGAAAAACCCGACCGCCACCGAAGAAGCCTTCAGCGGCGACTGGTTCCACACCGGTGACTTAGCTGTGTGGCACGAAGACGGTTACATCGAGATCAAAGACCGCTCCAAAGACATTATTATTTCCGGTGGTGAAAACATCTCCTCCATCGAAGTGGAAGACGTGCTCTACCGTCACCCGGATGTCGAAGAAGCGGCCATTGTGGCTAAGCCGGATGATAAGTGGGGTGAAACACCCTGCGCCTTTATCAAGCTGAAAGCCGGTGCCCAGGTAACCGAAAAAGAAATCATCGATTTCTGCCGTGCCAACATGGCGCACTTCAAGATTCCTCGTAACGTGGTATTCGGAGAACTGCCGAAAACCTCCACCGGTAAGATCCAGAAGTTCGTGCTGCGGACGCAAGCGAAAGAAATGTAA
- a CDS encoding TPR end-of-group domain-containing protein: MASTKTCLTALLLSSLLLPLQSWGSPSPVADQAAQEAEADQAIDALDAPLYNAFTERYLLDEVRTLRQMIADLRVEATEKIVDREIMVASTAVRYATDTVTYFFYLIAGASTILVLVGWNSMRDIKERAGAFANEEIRRITASYEQRLDKLEEELHHKSRHIAQAQEEIELTNEIHSLWLKASQENTAEAKIAIYDQILELRTDDVEALTYKADAALLLGQAQWARSLANRALDIDPDNSHALYQRACAYAESDMPDEALRDLHRAIRKTDSLRLQAGRDSSFVSLHEHPRFLEMVVLPDRDEDHEDKTDDPASHA; the protein is encoded by the coding sequence ATGGCCAGCACAAAAACTTGCCTGACCGCGCTGCTGCTCAGCAGCCTGTTACTGCCCCTGCAGAGCTGGGGCAGTCCATCCCCCGTGGCCGACCAGGCGGCGCAGGAAGCCGAGGCTGACCAGGCCATCGATGCGCTGGATGCGCCCCTGTATAACGCCTTTACCGAGCGTTATCTGCTCGATGAAGTACGCACATTGCGGCAGATGATTGCCGATCTGCGCGTAGAGGCCACCGAAAAAATCGTCGACCGCGAAATTATGGTGGCCAGCACCGCCGTCCGCTACGCCACCGACACCGTCACCTACTTCTTCTATTTGATCGCCGGTGCCTCCACCATTCTGGTATTGGTCGGCTGGAACTCAATGCGTGATATCAAAGAACGCGCCGGCGCTTTTGCCAATGAAGAAATCCGGCGCATCACCGCCAGCTATGAACAACGGCTGGATAAGCTGGAAGAAGAACTGCACCATAAATCACGCCATATCGCCCAGGCCCAGGAAGAGATTGAGCTGACCAACGAAATTCATTCGTTGTGGCTGAAAGCCTCGCAGGAAAATACCGCCGAAGCCAAAATCGCCATTTATGATCAGATTCTGGAACTGCGTACCGACGATGTGGAAGCCTTAACCTACAAAGCCGATGCCGCACTGTTGCTGGGGCAGGCGCAATGGGCCCGCAGCCTGGCCAACCGGGCACTGGATATTGACCCCGATAACAGCCATGCCCTGTACCAGCGTGCCTGTGCTTACGCTGAATCTGATATGCCGGACGAAGCCTTGCGTGACCTGCACCGGGCCATCCGCAAAACCGACTCGTTGCGGCTGCAGGCTGGCCGTGACAGCAGTTTTGTCAGCCTGCATGAGCATCCGCGTTTTCTGGAAATGGTGGTCTTACCCGACCGCGATGAAGATCACGAAGATAAGACGGATGATCCGGCCAGCCACGCCTGA